The following nucleotide sequence is from Corylus avellana chromosome ca7, CavTom2PMs-1.0.
CGAAAATAGTTTCTGAAATCAGAAAACATCTGAAAACAGAAaatagttttcaaaaatgaatTTACAAAACGAGCCCCTATGATCTTATGGCTCAGGGAAGGTGATAAGAGCACAAAGTTTTACCACACAATGGCTAACTCCAACATAAGGAGGAAATCCATTGACTCCTTGTTGATTGATGGCACTATTTCTACCAACTGATCGAGATCAGCTAGCACATTGTctagttttataaaaagttGTTTACCAAGCGATTTAGTTGGAGCCTATGGTGGACGATATTTCCTTTGATTCTATTGATGAGGTTGCGGCtagttggttggagagagattttgagcAAAGGGACGTGTGGGAGGTTGTGAAAGCAATGAACAATGATAAGGCATCGGGCACTGAAGGCTACTCTATGGCGTTCTTCCAATCTTGTTGGGTTGTTTTGAAACAAGACATCATGAAAGCCTTTCATGATTTCCATGCTAGTGGTAAGTTCGAGAGAAACCTTAATGCTATGTTCATCACTCTCATTCCGAAGATTCCAAGGGCTGTCGACCCCAAGGATTTCCACTCAACCAATCTAGTGGGTGGCATCTATAAGATTATTGCTAAGACTCTAGCAAAAAGACTTAAGATGGTGTTAGAGAAGATTATTTCTAAGTCACAAAATGCATTCATCCGAGGTAAGCAGATTCTAGATCCtattcttattgccaatgaatgccttgatagcaGATTAAGATCTGAAGAAATGGGAgttatttgcaaaatggacttaaaaaaaaaaactcatgatcatgttaattgggatttcCTACTGTACCTGCAAAGAAGGTGCGAGTTTGGGAGGACATGGTACTCATAGATAGCTCATTGTATTCACTAAATGCAATTCTCAATTTTGGTGAACGACTCTCCCCACATGCTTCTTTAGCAACTCTCGTGGCTTGAGGCAAAGGAAACCTTTctctcctttgttgtttgtcatAGTGATGGAGACGTTGGATAAGATGATTTTGACTACAATGAGTGGAGGTTTGTTGCATGGCTTCTCTGTGGGGGCAAGGATTGATATTTCCCATATTCTGTTTGTTGATGATACCTTACTTTTCTATGGGGCCAACCCAAACCATCTTCACAATTTTCGAAGCTTCTTACTTTTTGAAGTTGTGTCGGATTGAAGACAAATTTAGCCAAGTCGGAATTGGTTCCTATGGGAAATGTAGATAATGTGGCTAGGTTGGCTGGAATTCTGAGTTGTGGGGTTGCGTCTCTGCCCTTGAATTATCTTGGTCTTCCATTGGGAGCATCCTACAAGGCCAAGCATATATGAGACaatgttattgagaagatagaacaTTGGTAGGCTAGTTAAAAAAGGTTGTATTCgtctaagggtggtaggatTACACTTATCAAGAGCACCCTATCCAACATACCTACATATTTCATGTCCCTATCTCCTTTCCCTGTGAATGTTGCAAACCGTATTGAGAAGCACTAACGTGATTTCCTATGGGGggctaggtgaagagttcaaacaTCACATGATGAGATGCTCCAAGGTTTGTACACCAACCTTTAAAGGAGGGTTGGGTATTAGGAACTTGTGAGGTTCAATAATGCTCGCttaggtaaatggctttggcaCTAAGGGCTAAAGAGAGAGGCTCAGTGGAGAGTGGTGGTGGACTCTAAATATGGAAGTGCATGGAGAGGGTGGTGTTCTAGTAAGACTATTGGGGCATATGGGGTGGGTTTGTGGAAaaatattaggaggggttgaAAGAAGTCTTGTAGTCATACCATATCTGATGTGGGACATGACTCCATGGCTGGATTTTGTCATGATCTTTGGTGTGGGGATATGACCCTTAACAAAGCCTTTCCAGTTTTATTTGATATTGCTAGCACAAAATATGCTTTTGTTGCAGCTCACATGGAATTTTCTAGAGGTGTCATTCAGTGAAACATGAGCTTTGCTAAAgcagctcatgattgggaggtggaagcCTTTGCCTCGTTCTTCAAGGTGTTGTATTTAGCGAGAATGAGATGGGAAAGGAGGGACAAGTTGTGGTGGGTCCCCTTcaaaagagggttgtttggtgttaaatcctGCTACACTTTCATGGGTTGCCATGTTGGTTTCTATTACTCTTGGAAAAGTGTTTGGCGAACTAAGGTTTTGTTAAGAGTAGCCTTTTTTGGTTGGTTAGCAGCCCTAGAAAAGATTCTCACCATGGACAATTTTCAAAAGCGACacgtcattgtggttgattgttgttgtatgtgtaaaatgAATTGGGAGTCTGTGAATcatttggaatgttttcttcagtCGATTTGGATTGtcatgggttatgcctagacaagTAGTCAATTTGTATGCTTATTGGTGGATTGTTGGCAACACATGGAGAACtatggtgtggaagatggtacCTTCGTGCCTTTTATGGTGTCTATAGAGGAAAATgaattattgaaattttgagGACCAAAAGAGGACTTTAGACAGAGacttaagtctttatttttcaccaCGTTGCATCTTTTGATAGctgcttttgtttctcctttggtaAATCATGATTTCATTATTCTTTTTGCCCCTACTAGTTAGGTGGCTTCTCTCGTATATTTCTTTTGTACCTGGGAGCGCCTTATGCTTTTcatgatatctcgattacttataaaaaataaaacaaaaaaaaaaaaatttaaaaaaaatcaaatgaatgaTTTGAAGACCTATTGATTCTAACAATTGATTGCCACTGTGAAAGGGGCTGCTTGAGATTGTTTGAGCAACTAGCGTATGCAAACTATATTTACATAAAATTGTAAAAGGTAAAACATAATCATATATTCTAATTATAAACTATACAAATacacaaaataattaagagttaTTATACATAATTTAGTACACAATATCCATCAATAACTATTGGATGCATAACTTTGTAATAAAGTGGTGCATGTAGAGAATTGAGTGGAGAGCAAAGTTGTGTTTGAGATCCACCAAGTGCATAACTTTACAATAGTCACATTGTAACTAAAAATAAGTGAAGTAGTGAAATCATATGAAAAGGTCTAAACTTTGAACTAAATGTCTCAAGGCAGTTTAAATTAGATTGACCATGTTAGGAGAGTTCTTTTGggtatatttatatttattctcTTAGTTATATAGAGGTTCTATTATCCTTTAAAAGCCTCATTGTGCTTTAATATGGTTGTACATGCAGGTGGGTATTAACTGTAATTATCTGTCATTCGCAACTCTCCGCATATGTGGATGTAGATAGTGGTTTTAGGGTATGCGGATCCCGTTAACAACCGCATTTGCATAGTCTtgatatacaatttttttttttataagtaacaaaggtttttttaaaaaaagtaaccAAAATGACATCATTTTGGATCTGGCATAGGGTTatgtttaggtttttttcttctctctcatctcatatCTCACATACTCACACTCACACTCACGCCGTGACGCTAGTGctttaaaaatcattaaaacaggcccaaaacactaaaaacatgCCCAAACTATcttcaaaattgtttaaaatatgcCCTAATAGAGACCCAAAGAAGGCCCAAAAGTCCGATTACCTGATATGCAGATAATAACCACATTCAACAACCACAATAACCGCGCAGATGCGCTTAGTAATTACATGATGCGGATGCGAATACCTAAAAGTGATAACCATATTACGCGGATGCAGATATTGCCAATAATCGCATCCACATGTACAGCCCTACGctttaataaaattgaattacttgtgtgtgtgtgtgtgtgtgtgtgtgtgtgtgtgtgtgttaagaTTAAAAACCACACTACATGCAAGAATCTGCAACCAGCATGTCCTCTCTCTCTTAATGAAAATTCTGCATCTCATGATTCTGTTATATCCATGTTGTTTCCTTCCAATCTCATTTAAGCTATGTCCTCTAATCAAAATTAAATGTTGCCACAGCTTGTCTTCAATCATGGCCAATTTGTCAAGGTCTTGGTGTTTCCATACCTTAATCAAAGCATGTAATACTCAAGAGGCCTTTTTTTGTAATATGTAAATGGACTGGTACACTGGCATGGGATGGAACCAGTTTTTTCACCCCACTCTACCTCATCTATGAGGGAACAGCAACACAATCTGAGTCTTAATGCATTAAGCGACAAAGTATTACTACCTAGTTTTGcatttaatcaataaaattatatgattaGCTAGCAAGCAAGAAAATAAAGCACAAGAAGAAGCCTCGCCCAGAGGTGAGTTTGTATGCAACCTTCAAAAACAGTAAAACCACCCAAGAAACAAACATCGTCTATGAGAAAATTTAGAATTTAggagtaacttcactttagactcctgaattaccacgcgatttgataagccccccaaaacttcaaaacttctcaatttgaacccctgaattttcaattgcagtcaatttgaacccctccgtcagattttaaaagttaaaagtgagacaatgacatttaaaccccaaacttttttataaaattccaaatttacccttaatttcaaattaaaaatttttaaataaaattttattaaaaaaaaaaatcacaaggtgacccacggttgggctaCCTtgtaaactcttttttttcaatttttttttttccatttttttcaattttttttttaataaaaagaaaattgaagggtaattttgtctttttaggggttttaacagcaaaaattgacggagggggtaaattgactacaattgaaagtttaggggttcaTTTGAAATTCAGGGGGACTTATCAAATCGCGTAGTAATTCAGGTgtataaagtgaagttacccataGAATTTATGTGTGTGATCTAGATTAAAAACATTGTCATTCATTAATAGAACCATAAATTCCAGAGTAATGTCAATTAATCCTCACATATAATGCACAAATTAAGCAGCTAGCTAATAAGATAGCAggactgaaaaaataaataaataaataaataaaaggcaaaagTAGTAGTTCAGTCAACCTTCATAGAAAAATAAGTTACTGTAGCTAAGGCAACAAGTCACCTTTCCCTCCCCAAGAAATTTCAGttcgcactttttttttttgtataagaTTCAAGTCCTCACTTGAATaacacttcctttttttttttttttttggcaatccATCAAATTTAGCCACTACCTTTAAAAGTCTTTCTAACATCCTAGCCAACTTCATCCTAAGTAAACACTCTATCCTGGAAAAAACTCATCTACACAGTGCAGAATAATTGCCTCGCGAGATACAAGCAGTGAGAATATAGGTCATCCGTAAAGAGAGTATAAGCACAGCAATCAGCTTCAGCTAACAAGACATAATTCAAAAGAAACCATTCAAAATAAGGTGCGAAAAAAGAAACTTGGCACACAGGCATTACCTGAACGGGTACATAACTGCTAGGTGCTGGCACAGGAGCAGGAGCAGGCATTGGTACTGGAGGAACAGGGTAGCCTGCATATGGATCatatggaggaggaggaggtggagcCATATACCTAGGCCACAAGACCAATGTCAAAATGAGATTAACAGAAGTAATACAAAATTCCTGTAGTAGCTGAAACAATATCCACAACTAAATTCTTTACTGGAGTATGTAACTATCCTTTATTGTTAACTCTAACGATACcaggaaaatatatatagaataggAACAGATAAGTAAAATTTTCTACCCATGTGGTCCCCAAACATGTGCTGGAGGAGGATGGAAAGGAGATGGACTTGTATAACCAGTGTGTGTATAGTCACCGCCAGTGCGCAAGCGTTTACTTTGATCATAGGGGCTTGAATCCGCTATTATTCCTACAGATCAACTGAGATTAGCATGCTgtaacacagaacatcagaaTAGCAATCTATTAGTAGCCAATCCTAAATTGATAGTCATTTACAGTCACAACATTTGTAAGCTTTGTAAGATGTACGGTGCTCACAAGTAATACTAGCTCTTTCTTTCAGCTAGAGACTATGCGTATGCCTCTTGATTGTTAGTGCAAACAATGATTTCTCTGCTTATGCCTTTTCATTGTTAGATTCTATGTTTTATCAGTTTGCAATCAAATTCCCACACATATTTAAGATCCAACATTCTCATAATACTCTCTCTCTTCAATATTCCTCcgcaaaccaaaaaaaaaaaagcattaataacACGCAATCCCACCTCTTTTGACAAAAAGGTTTTTCTTCGCCATTTCTGTGTGCAACACCGACTTTGACTCGGCATCAAAAACCATGTCctaaaccataaaaaaaaataaaaaaacatgaatttgaaaccaagaaataaaaagaattagaaattaaagaaaaagagaaacctGAAGGGCATCTTTGGCGGCAACGGCAAGCTGAGCAGTAGAGAAGAGAGCGAAACCCATGGGCTTCTCGACTTTGAAGTTCACTTGCGAAGCCTCGTATCCCGGGAGCCATCTCAGCAGATTCTgtagctctctctctttcacgtCCTCGGGAAGCCCCGTTATGAAAATCGTACGGACCTATTATACCACAACACCACAGAAAGGGGCGAAACAAATCTTTAGATCGATTTTCCATATAACagagacacaaacaaacaaattgaacCTCATCTGTGTTGTCGACGAGGATGGAGGAAGGGTGGGCAGGAGGAGGAGCTGTGGCGGCGGCGGCTGCAGGGGGAGGGGCGGCGGCGGCTGGGGGCCACTGCTGGTGGTAGGGGTGGATGCCAGCTCCTGCCATCTGGTTGTAGATTTGCTAGTCAACGAATAATCAAGATTAAAAGTGATGACAATTTCAGTGTATCCCAAACCCTAGAGGCGGTCCCCGCTTTCTCTCccctgttttttcttctttcttgtttttttttttttttttatctgcgTCATGAAAACCATTAATACTTTCTTTCAGAAGTATTTGGGGACACGTTTACGCTCTTGATCTCATTTTAGGGCCGGTTTGCGGAATTGACACGAAATGATTATTTCtatgaaatatttatttttttatttggtaaagATCTATTCCTAGTAATAGTGATTCACATGAAAAGTACTAATTCTTTCACACACAAATAGTCAttcctctaaaaataaaaaagataaatagttATTATGAGGGAAATGACAAGACTTTCCTAAAAAaccatttctttctctcaaactttaaaaaaataaaataaaaagaacaaaaacacaaaaaatcatGTGGGAGCCTAATCACCCCAATGGGTAGCCAGCCACCCACAAAATGCCCTAGGGTGGCAGCACCACCTCAGTGGACCGGTGAGGCCTTTTAGGGGTGGCGCAGTCACCCCCAAGGCCATCAGGGGTGGCCAAGACCACTCGATTCTTACTTGGGGTGTTCGCGCCACCCCCATAAGGCCTTGCCGTGGGGTGGTCCTATGCGGGTGGCGCGGTCACCCTAGTGCTATGGGTGGTTGGCCACCACACGttcaactctttttctttttctttttcttttttaatttgagttttagaaatcaaatagactttttaataattttagttcaattccaattatgaaatatgtatTGCTACCGAGCTAAAGAattggaataattatttcattccaacATCTTTTATTCCTAGTAATatctattcattttcctaatggaataccCATTCCACAAATCAAATTAATCTTTTTACTAAGGGTGTACAAACGGTTgtagttagtggttattggttAAAACCGTTAACTGCAACCGCCTAAGGTggttattggattttaataaccgcaaccgattcgcttaggcggttagcggttattttataaccggcAATTAGCaattattcaaaccaataactGACAGTTttataaccctttttttttatatgggctttttgaGGTGTCTTAGGCCTGTgcctattttttgggtttattttaaatatttttgggtcaaagtgttcccaaaaataatgaatatcATAAAACTCGATCCCTAACTTGTATTTAAAATAACACTGTTTTAGTATTTAACACCAAAACAAcatagttttaattttatatttttaatataaaatatataatttatatttatattattatgtataaGGGTAGGCGGCGGGGCGGTTAGCGGGTTTTTATAACCACCTATCAAAGCAGTTATGCGGTTAACATTTAACGTTTATAAGCAGTTAGTGTTTAACGGTTATAAGCGGTTTGCGTTTAACTGTTATATGCGGTTAGCAGTTGCGAAGCTGTTATAACCGTCCCGTTTGTACACTCTTACattttacatcattttttttcaagtggttCTTTCATATTCATCTttccaattttaatttaaatatgagtTATTTTTCATCCTTTTTACGATCAttcttttaaacattaaaaattaaaacaacatatttttaattttatatttgttacaCCTAAATCTACACTAGGGTTATTGGGCCTATCATCTGGCAATCAAGCCCATAGCCCGTTGATCCAGGTAAAAGCCAAGCACATTTATATGGGCTTTGTAGGAAGTAACCCAGTTTCGAAAGCACAGATACAACGTCGCTTCACCAAGCTCACACTCTCGGAAGACCATGCTCACCCGACTCGTATCATTTATTGAACCAACAATGCACACAACGCACGTATATGACGGTTATGGACAAGATATGCACCGATCATGCTAACATAGACAGTTACTACCCACACTTAAATACCATAGACAGTTATGCGCCATTCTCTGGATCATGCCAGCCATGGTAACCACCGCATACCATTCTCGGAAATGATATCAATAGCAACAACGGTTTCTCATCAACCATAACGATCAGGCAACTAGAATATTAACTGCTCCGTCCATTACGACCAGAATCCCGGATCCTCCGCCCGGTCATCACCACCATCCTCATAAGACCTAACTATAAAAGGCTTATAGATAATAGAAACAGGTACTCACATAATTCATACTCTACTTAGCTTTATACTGAGTTTGCACAAATACTGATTTAACCATTGGAGGAGGAACGCCCCAGCCACTACCCGGCGCATCCTCTTAACGAGTGTTGTTATTTTGTAGGAAAGGAAGAAAGTACTAGCTCAATATTACCGATTTGCCCTTGGGTCTACCATACCGGAAACTATACCTACAGTTTGGCACCATTTGTGGGAACGATATCTTTTTCATTCTTACGAAATAAAATTCGCAATTATGGTGAACACAAGATCCAGAAGCCAAACCCGTCAGGAGGAACTAGCAGCCCAGGCTAGTCAGCGGCCATCGTTAGCGTATCAAAACGCTAGAGACAGGGAGCACATTGCATCCCTTGAAGCACAAGTAGTGCTCCCAGTCCAACAAAACGAGGAGCTGCGCCTTTGCTTCCTCACGCACTCACAATTAGAAATCAATCGGAATGGGCATTCGGAGGAGCAAGGAAATCACAACCATAATTCTGATGGTCACAGTCACCAGGGTGAGAGTTGTCACCGCCAACGTAATAATGACCAAGGCGAAAACGGTCACACAGAGAGCAATACTCGGGAAAACGACCGCAGAGGCGAAACTcccaaaaaacaacaaaacctgAAAGAAATCAACCCATAACTGGAGACCAGAATCAATCAGCAGTCACCCCGCAAAGTAAGGTAGATAAAGCCTTAGCGGAGCTAAAGACGAAACTTGATGCcatggagaagaaggaaaaacatAAAGCTGCTGTGGTGAGCAAATTTTTCACCAGGACAGAAATGCCCTTCACCAAGCAGGTGATTGACCACTCACTCCCCCACAAGTTCAAAGCACCTCAAATCCTGAATTATAGCAGAGTCAAAGACCCGACCGAGCACCTAAAAAACTATCGGATGCACCTGGCACTGTACGCCACACCCAACGAAATTGCATGCAGAGCTTTCCCCACCACACTCTTAGGAAATGCCAGGGAATGGTTTCGTAGCTTGCTGCCCAACCCCATAGGAACCTTTGAAGATCTTGCTCGGATCTTCTTAACCCACTTTCTGGGATCCAGGGAAAGGAAGAAGCCCTCCAGATACCTTCTGACACTCCACCAACAGGAAGGGGAGAGCTTGAAGGAGTTTATGGTCCAGTTCAATGTTGAGAAACTGAAGATAGAGGATCCTAGCAATGGTGTGATATTCTCCACTATCTATAATGGCATCTCTCCTGATGAGCCAATGGCAAGAAAAATTGCAAGGAGTCAACCGAGCAAGCCCCAGGAGCTATTAGATAAGGTAAAGGAATTCATCAACGAGGAGGAGACTTTAAAGGCAATGAAGTCAGCTCAGAAGTTGCCTAAGAAAtttgaagataaaaagaagaaagaccatCAGAGGTCAGATGATCTGAGACCCTTTAAGAAGAAGTTTAGGGACTACAACTTCACTCCACTCAACGCCAATATTTTCAAAGTCTTGATGGAGGTCAAAAGGAACCCAGAATGTCGGAAACCCCCAAGAATGCCAAGGG
It contains:
- the LOC132187258 gene encoding cell wall integrity protein scw1; translated protein: MAGAGIHPYHQQWPPAAAAPPPAAAAATAPPPAHPSSILVDNTDEVRTIFITGLPEDVKERELQNLLRWLPGYEASQVNFKVEKPMGFALFSTAQLAVAAKDALQDMVFDAESKSVLHTEMAKKNLFVKRGIIADSSPYDQSKRLRTGGDYTHTGYTSPSPFHPPPAHVWGPHGYMAPPPPPPYDPYAGYPVPPVPMPAPAPVPAPSSYVPVQNAKDNPPCNTLFIGNLGENINEDELRGLFSSQPGFKQMKILRQERHIVCFIEFEDVNSATNVHHSLQGAVIPSSGSVGMRIQYSKNPFGKRKDASHHVAAPGTNGALPALTYQ
- the LOC132187931 gene encoding uncharacterized protein LOC132187931, producing MEKKEKHKAAVVSKFFTRTEMPFTKQVIDHSLPHKFKAPQILNYSRVKDPTEHLKNYRMHLALYATPNEIACRAFPTTLLGNAREWFRSLLPNPIGTFEDLARIFLTHFLGSRERKKPSRYLLTLHQQEGESLKEFMVQFNVEKLKIEDPSNGVIFSTIYNGISPDEPMARKIARSQPSKPQELLDKVKEFINEEETLKAMKSAQKLPKKFEDKKKKDHQRSDDLRPFKKKFRDYNFTPLNANIFKVLMEVKRNPECRKPPRMPRVPHNQNSGRY